From Rhodamnia argentea isolate NSW1041297 chromosome 10, ASM2092103v1, whole genome shotgun sequence, a single genomic window includes:
- the LOC115726661 gene encoding pentatricopeptide repeat-containing protein At5g06540 yields the protein MNGGSSSILRTLRLKNPKLLLLESCSKLSDLKIIHGHMIRTHLVLDVFATSRLIALCVDTTLFKNSSSLVYALKVFSQVPSPNLFMYNALIRGCSDCENPGRSIDLYIDLCRLGLVPDNLTFTFLIKSCTRLVSLVSGSQSHCQALKRGFDGDVHVQNSLLHMYSSLEDVKAASQIFHSMKCLDVVSWTTMILGFCKCGDVGSARRLFDRMPERNMFTWSIMINGYTKAGRFEEAIELFELLQQEGVEASETVMVSVVSSCGHLGVLEVAERVYNYLIRNSLSLNMALGTAVVDMYARCGSIDKATHVFEELKERDALTWTALIAGFAMHGHVQKALHYFSKMLNAGIVPRDITFTAILSACSHGGLVGKGFEIFDNMKRVYGIEPRLEHYGCMVDLLGRAGKLEEAEKFVLEMPVKPNAPIWGALIGACRIHRNAKIAERVGKTLIQLLPEHSGYYVLLSNIHAKANNWEGVDIMRGMMKQKGVKKEPGCSAIEIDGKMHKFKTGEKSHPEIHKIEKKWEEIVMKIRLVGYTGNIDDALFDIDEEEKESALHRHSEKLAIAYGIMKIGAVAPIRIVKNLRVCEDCHRATKLISKVFNRELIVRDRNRFHHFKDGACSCLDFW from the coding sequence ATGAACGGTGGCAGCAGCTCTATACTGAGGACATTGAGGCTGAAGAATCCGAAGCTCTTGTTGCTCGAATCGTGCTCCAAACTCTCCGATCTGAAGATCATCCATGGCCACATGATCAGAACCCATCTCGTCCTCGACGTTTTCGCGACCAGCCGTTTGATCGCTCTGTGCGTAGACACTACGTTATTCAAGAATTCTAGCTCGCTGGTTTATGCCCTCAAGGTTTTCTCTCAAGTGCCAAGCCCCAATCTTTTCATGTACAACGCGTTGATCCGAGGATGTTCAGATTGTGAAAACCCAGGAAGGTCGATTGATTTGTACATTGACCTGTGCCGTCTTGGTTTGGTCCCTGATAATCTGACCTTCACGTTCCTGATCAAATCTTGCACCAGATTGGTCTCTCTTGTGTCGGGTTCTCAATCCCATTGTCAGGCTTTAAAACGTGGGTTTGACGGAGATGTTCACGTGCAAAATTCGTTGCTTCACATGTATTCATCGCTTGAGGATGTCAAAGCGGCCAGTCAAATCTTTCATAGCATGAAGTGTTTAGACGTGGTTTCTTGGACGACCATGATATTAGGCTTCTGCAAGTGTGGGGACGTGGGGTCTGCGCGTAGGCTGTTCGATAGAATGCCTGAAAGAAATATGTTCACGTGGAGTATCATGATCAATGGGTATACAAAGGCTGGTCGGTTCGAGGAAGCCATCGAGCTGTTTGAGTTGCTTCAGCAGGAAGGTGTTGAGGCGAGCGAGACGGTCATGGTCAGCGTTGTATCTTCATGTGGTCATTTGGGAGTTTTGGAAGTGGCCGAAAGAGTTTATAACTATCTGATCAGGAACAGCTTGAGCTTGAACATGGCTCTCGGAACAGCTGTTGTTGACATGTATGCCAGATGCGGAAGCATCGATAAAGCTACTCATGTTTTTGAGGAACTTAAAGAGAGGGATGCTTTGACTTGGACAGCTCTAATTGCTGGATTCGCAATGCATGGCCATGTGCAGAAGGCACTGCATTACTTCTCGAAAATGCTCAATGCAGGGATAGTCCCTAGAGACATTACGTTTACGGCAATATTATCTGCTTGCAGCCATGGGGGTTTGGTGGGGAAGGGCTTTGAGATTTTCGACAATATGAAGAGAGTTTATGGAATTGAGCCGAGATTGGAGCATTATGGATGCATGGTGGATCTTCTAGGCCGAGCGGGAAAGTTGGAAGAAGCTGAGAAGTTTGTTCTTGAAATGCCCGTGAAGCCAAACGCTCCGATATGGGGCGCACTCATTGGAGCTTGCCGGATTCACCGCAACGCGAAAATTGCTGAGCGAGTTGGAAAGACTTTGATCCAGTTGCTGCCAGAGCACAGTGGATACTATGTGCTGCTCTCTAATATTCATGCAAAAGCAAATAATTGGGAGGGTGTAGATATCATGAGAGGAATGATGAAACAAAAGGGGGTGAAGAAAGAACCAGGGTGTAGTGCGATCGAGATTGATGGGAAAATGCATAAATTTAAGACGGGAGAGAAATCACACCCAGAGATACATAAGATCGAGAAGAAGTGGGAGGAGATTGTTATGAAGATAAGATTGGTAGGATATACTGGGAATATTGACGATGCGTTGTTCGAcatagatgaagaagaaaaggagagtgCACTGCATAGGCATAGCGAAAAGCTTGCTATTGCCTATGGGATCATGAAAATTGGCGCTGTGGCACCGATTCGGATAGTGAAGAATCTACGAGTATGCGAGGATTGCCATAGGGCTACTAAATTGATCTCGAAAGTCTTCAATCGGGAACTTATTGTTAGAGACCGGAATCGATTCCATCACTTCAAAGACGGAGCTTGTTCGTGCCTTGATTTCTGGTGA
- the LOC115726664 gene encoding myosin-binding protein 7 has translation MESEALVPVRDLAQCCSCGCSCSSLGTSYGTWLRSVKRKYDEYEDDNRFFVPGLEITSVARVQAENEIIALREMVGNQQQVIEELSAELDEERNASSSAANEAMSMILRLQREKAEIQMEARQFKRFAEEKMGHDQQELTALEELLYKREQAIQSLTCEVQAYKHRMMSYGLTEAEADGERSRGYSRSQSMLENFDNQLEYHPYDYPPLRCNLNENYGPLEGENDDTDVEKYPFGETPRGRENLRDLEYRIRQMERSTSSNQLDGDLPGAINTLEKVTVGQSPQRPRHLRRFSNDSSSSFLGLGRDTGPELAKDSPRPNISIKRMEYISRKEDYSNLRTLDRTSEPGDDASDRIYTIDSVHNGMTEPKPVAGICDDYMTTPRESMNRTEIGDPDVVKLYMRLQALEADRESMRQAIISMRTDKAQLVLLKEIAQHLCKEMSPERRMPVEKPSVLASFSFMSVFKWIVSFVFWRKKARRSKYMFGLSASNIGLLLALDKSAQIRPGRCLTSTQV, from the exons ATGGAGTCAGAAGCGCTCGTACCTGTCAGAGATTTAGCCCAATGTTGTAGTTGCGGATGTAGTTGCTCTTCGTTGGGCACTTCTTATGGAACTTGGCTTCGTTCAGTGAAACGAAAATACGATGAGTATGAAGATGACAATAGATTCTTTGTACCCGGGTTGGAAATCACATCTGTGGCGAGAGTTCAAGCTGAGAACGAGATTATCGCGCTGCGTGAAATGGTTGGCAATCAACAGCAGGTTATAGAAGAGTTGTCTGCTGAACTGGATGAGGAGAGGAATGCCTCTTCGTCGGCTGCAAATGAGGCCATGTCCATGATTTTGAGGTTGCAGAGGGAGAAGGCAGAGATTCAAATGGAAGCACGGCAATTCAAGCGTTTCGCAGAGGAGAAGATGGGACATGATCAACAGGAGCTGACAGCACTGGAGGAATTGTTGTACAAGAGAGAGCAAGCAATTCAATCCCTGACGTGTGAAGTGCAGGCTTATAAGCATAGAATGATGAGTTATGGGCTTACTGAGGCAGAGGCGGATGGTGAGAGGAGTCGTGGTTATAGCCGGAGCCAGAGCATGCTTGAAAACTTTGATAATCAATTGGAATATCATCCGTATGATTATCCTCCCTTGAGATGCAATTTAAATGAGAATTATGGTCCTTTAGAAGGTGAGAATGATGACACTGATGTCGAGAAATATCCATTTGGCGAGACTCCTCGTGGTCGGGAGAATCTGAGAGACTTGGAGTATAGAATTCGCCAAATGGAGAGAAGTACTAGCAGTAATCAGTTGGATGGCGATCTCCCTGGTGCAATAAACACCCTAGAGAAAGTCACGGTTGGTCAATCTCCTCAAAGGCCAAGGCACCTGAGGAGGTTTTCTAATGACAGTTCAAGTTCCTTTCTAGGACTGGGAAGGGATACTGGTCCTGAATTGGCTAAAGATTCTCCACGACCCAACATTAGCATTAAGAGAATGGAGTATATTTCTCGAAAAGAGGATTACTCTAACTTGAGAACACTGGACAGAACATCAGAACCTGGAGATGATGCGAGCGATAGAATTTATACCATTGACTCTGTTCATAATGGTATGACAGAGCCCAAACCAGTAGCTGGGATCTGTGATGATTATATGACTACTCCACGGGAATCGATGAATCGAACTGAAATTGGAGATCCTGACGTTGTGAAGCTCTATATGAGGCTTCAGGCCCTTGAGGCTGACAGGGAATCGATGAGGCAGGCAATCATTTCGATGCGTACGGATAAAGCGCAGCTGGTATTATTGAAAGAAATAGCTCAACATTTGTGCAAGGAAATGTCTCCAGAAAGACGGATGCCTGTGGAAAAGCCATCGGTCCTTGCAAGCTTTTCCTTTATGTCGGTTTTTAAG TGGATCGTGTCCTTTGTCTTTTGGAGGAAGAAGGCTCGTAGAAGCAA GTATATGTTTGGATTATCAGCAAGCAATATCGGTTTGCTGTTGGCTTTGGATAAAAGTGCCCAAATCAGGCCGGGGAGATGTCTTACAAGTACGCAAGTTTGA
- the LOC115726660 gene encoding uncharacterized protein LOC115726660 — MATVAGPGSFPPDKFHPGGGGGASKIGTKLRRKTPSELRGEQLKRVNVIELVDESAAPLLDSLNNNAGTNDGLKKPEVFKLPRYIDTRVNEVYPAKKSRFKMSLLKENVKETSTVEQSNAKKNLAVLSNMATTSKQHRQCSDDSMCSPKVAEDHGVQSQSTFERCNQSRFRTVAEISSSSEKLSNVVNIDMDKALKGLAAREPSSHLPDNCSENFTSTSTYLGNFGSQYNIVGQKAPLDLTLKTVVRIATSFSVNRIYRLITNGSYNSIPNHTSLSACSEGQRTGHCSRTHIASMGFCSTALNSWIYPQSTLPFSLMSVLTSPAAEKVEMDFLKKRQLSWEESFRNLYYLFRKNFCSIFYVCTSQFVVMFTADGDSGRSKRTCSAYVSRSTRGLRSLFREHDLCFSMPLCHSKVEQLATEDLVELSEIEKHNLGQTRRPSSLSDIDNTPQSLLAFSGNKDVHGLYDLLLNYRSFLTFLTGVDIPVLYSPIPFQNAAVSVPEVRCMELRPANHIADPIKEDSSLGGDSPAGLPYTLEITDAYIPPWIICNICALLGSQGRFEASFVTESASTGLNAVLGTIFGKSDSEALASEVLEKTNPFGISEATITPHLRLGLLKSLKYCDGSYTASVSPA; from the exons ATGGCGACGGTGGCTGGACCGGGCTCGTTTCCTCCGGATAAGTTCCATCCCGGAGGCGGCGGAGGAGCTTCGAAAATTGGCACGAAGCTGAGAAGAAAAACTCCGTCGGAGCTGAGA GGAGAGCAACTGAAGCGCGTCAATGTTATTGAGCTTGTAGATGAATCTGCAGCCCCTTTACTTGATTCTCTGAA tAACAATGCTGGCACAAATGATGGTCTTAAGAAACCAGAAGTGTTTAAACTACCAAGATACATCGATACGCGAGTTAATGAAGTATATCCTGCGAAAAAGTCGAGGTTTAAAATGTCATTGCTGAAGGAGAATGTGAAG GAAACCAGTACAGTGGAGCAGAGTAATGCAAAGAAGAATCTTGCTGTGCTTTCGAACATGGCTACAACAAGCAAACAACATCGTCAATG TTCTGATGATTCTATGTGCTCTCCTAAAGTTGCTGAAGATCATGGAGTACAAAGTCAGTCAACATTTGAGAGGTGTAACCAGAGTAGATTCCGTACAGTTGCTGAGATATCGTCTAGTTCTGAAAAACTATCTAACGTGGTTAATATTGATATG GATAAAGCTCTAAAAGGATTGGCTGCTCGAGAACCATCTTCTCATTTACCTGATAATTGTTCTGAAAATTTTACTTCTACCTCCACTTACTTGGGCAACTTCGGCTCTCAATACAACATAGTTGGCCAAAAGGCTCCTCTGGATCTCACTTTGAAGACCGTCGTGCGGATTGCAACATCTTTTTCAGTAAATCG GATTTACAGGTTAATTACAAATGGTAGTTACAATAGTATTCCCAATCATACATCTCTTAGTGCTTGCTCTGAGGGTCAAAGAACTGGCCATTGTTCAAGAACCCACATTGCTTCCATGGGCTTTTGCTCTACGGCTTTGAATTCATGGATTTATCCTCAGTCCACTCTTCCATTTTCTCTTATGTCAGTGCTGACCTCACCAGCTGCAGAGAAAG TGGAGATGGACTTCTTAAAGAAGCGACAATTGTCATGGGAAGAGTCATTTCGTAATCTTTACTACTTGTTCCGGAAGAATTTCTGTAGCAtattttatg TGTGCACTTCTCAATTTGTGGTAATGTTTACTGCTGATGGTGACTCCGGAAGAAGCAAAAGGACTTGCAGTGCTTATGTCTCCCGGTCGACAAGAGGTCTGCGGTCGTTGTTCAGAGAGCAT GATTTATGTTTTTCTATGCCTCTATGCCATTCAAAGGTGGAACAACTTGCTACAGAAGATCTGGTTGAGCTTTCAGAGATAGAGAAGCATAATTTAGGCCAG ACTCGACGGCCCAGTTCACTGTCTGACATTGATAATACTCCACAATCTTTGCTAGCTTTCAGTGGAAATAAAGATGTTCATGGTCTCTATGACCTTTTGTTAAATTATAG ATCTTTCTTGACATTTCTGACTGGGGTGGATATTCCGGTATTATATTCGCCTATTCCATTCCAGAATGCTGCTGTGTCCGTTCCCGAG GTTAGATGCATGGAACTGAGACCAGCAAATCATATTGCTGATCCAATTAAAGAAGACAGTAGCTTGGGTGGTGACTCTCCAGCTGGCCTTCCCTATACTCTTGAAATTACAGATGCATATATACCGCCATGGATTATCTGCAATATATGTGCACTTCTTGGGTCTCAAGGCAGATTTGAGGCAAG CTTCGTGACAGAGAGCGCCTCAACTGGCTTGAATGCTGTTCTTGGAACAATTTTTGGCAAGTCTGATTCTGAAGCCCTGGCAAGTGAAGTCTTGGAGAAGACTAATCCTTTTGGTATTTCTGAAGCAACCATTACTCCTCACTTGCGTTTGGGTCTACTGAAAAGTTTGAAGTACTGCGATGGTTCTTACACTGCTTCAGTATCTCCTGCCTAA
- the LOC115726663 gene encoding F-box protein At5g06550, whose product MLRFRTLLASPYRKRKKQPKTGRKTRATRSDAVPRKQCHRTDELRQPHQLETVEQEEEEEEAEAEDGELGFHLKSSARSNAHGVQPLGNLFLSPNATNSRNTGLGALQNLTDELLLEILGLLSATQLGILATVSKSFYIFCNHEPLWRNLVLEALGGDFSFNRSWKSTYVAGCHPSFDVGSVGDLGLEIRDFYSDYVFQSWLCANLEMKPEWLERDNIVRKRGISVEEFVRSFEEPNKPVLLEGCMDGWLALEKWNRDYLVKTCSGVRFSVGPVEMRLEDYFCYSDQTREERPLYLFDPKFGEKVPVLGLDYEVPVYFREDLFSVLGNERPDYRWIIIGPSGSGSSFHIDPNSTSAWNAVITGSKKWVLFPPDVVPPGVHPSPDGAEVACPVSINEWFMNFYGATKSWKKKPVECICKAGEVIFVPSGWWHMVINLEESIAITQNYVSSRNLLNVLDFLKKPNASTLVSGTRDRVNLHDKFKKAVEAKFPGKIDQLMLEAEDKAALQKKPSFWDSVTDSKAGAFTFSF is encoded by the exons ATGCTTCGTTTCCGGACTTTGCTCGCTAGTCCCTacaggaagaggaagaagcagcCCAAAACCGGACGCAAGACTCGCGCCACGAGATCAGACGCTGTTCCCAGGAAGCAATGCCATCGTACTGACGAACTGCGACAACCACACCAGCTTGAAACCgtcgaacaagaagaagaagaagaagaagcagaagcagaagatgGAGAGCTGGGTTTCCACCTCAAAAGCTCGGCTCGGTCGAACGCGCATGGTGTCCAACCTCTGGGGAATCTCTTCCTCAGCCCGAACGCCACCAATTCGAGAAACACCGGACTAGGTGCCCTCCAGAACTTGACCGACGAGCTACTGCTTGAAATTCTGGGGCTTTTAAGTGCTACCCAATTGGGAATTTTGGCCACAGTTAGTAAGTCGTTCTATATATTCTGCAACCACGAGCCTCTTTGGAGGAACCTCGTCCTGGAGGCTCTGGGTGGCGATTTCTCGTTCAATAGGTCCTGGAAATCTACTTATGTGGCTGGTTGTCATCCTTCATTTGATGTGGGTAGTGTCGGGGATTTGGGTCTGGAGATTCGGGATTTTTATTCGGATTATGTCTTCCAGAGTTGGCTCTGCGCCAACCTCGAGATGAAGCCTGAGTGGCTCGAGAGGGATAATATAGTTAGGAAGAGAGGCATTTCCGTTGAAGAGTTCGTGAGGAGTTTCGAGGAGCCAAATAAGCCAGTTTTGTTGGAAGGGTGTATGGATGGTTGGTTGGCATTGGAGAAATGGAACAGGGATTATTTGGTTAAAACATGCTCGGGTGTCCGATTTTCGGTTGGTCCTGTGGAGATGAGACTGGAAGACTATTTTTGCTATTCAGATCAAACCAGGGAAGAAAGGCCATTGTACTTGTTTGACCCGAAATTTGGGGAGAAAGTGCCGGTTTTGGGGTTGGATTATGAGGTTCCCGTTTATTTTAGGGAGGATTTGTTTAGTGTTTTGGGTAATGAGAGGCCGGACTATAGATGGATTATAATTGGACCATCTGGTTCTGGCTCATCGTTTCATATAGATCCCAATTCGACTTCAGCTTGGAATGCGGTGATCACGGGGTCTAAGAAATGGGTGTTATTCCCTCCTGATGTCGTTCCTCCAGGGGTTCATCCGAGCCCTGATGGGGCAGAGGTAGCATGTCCCGTTTCAATAAACgagtggttcatgaacttttatgGGGCCACAAAGAGTTGGAAAAAGAAGCCCGTTGAGTGTATCTGTAAGGCCGGAGAGGTGATCTTTGTGCCTAGTGGATGGTGGCATATGGTGATTAACTTGGAAGAGTCCATAGCTATCACACAGAATTATGTCAGCTC GAGAAATTTGTTGAATGTGTTggatttcttgaagaagccGAATGCCAGCACACTGGTCTCTGGAACAAGGGATCGGGTGAATCTTCACGATAAGTTTAAAAAGGCAGTCGAAGCCAAGTTTCCAGGAAAAATTGATCAGCTGATGCTCGAAGCAGAGGACAAGGCAGCGTTGCAGAAGAAACCTTCTTTCTGGGATTCAGTAACAGATTCTAAAGCTGGTGCCTTCACGTTCTCTTTCTAG
- the LOC115726662 gene encoding calcium-dependent protein kinase 20 encodes MGNSCVGPKLGANGFLSSVSAAIWRSRPPEDRLPPPSNGEDSSKNESSSGTNDAKSKSSTAPIQSAPPEPVKIDAQEHKQTGQEKTLNEEVNKPPEAAKPKKPAHMKRLSSAGLQVDSVLGRKTRNLKEIYSLGRKLGQGQFGTTFLCIEKATNKEFACKSIAKRKLTTEEDVEDVRREIQIMHHLAGHPSVISIVDAYEDAIAVHVVMELCAGGELFDRIIQRGHYSERKAAELAKVIVSVVEACHSLGVMHRDLKPENFLFVGHEEDASLKTIDFGLSVFFKPGEMFTDVVGSPYYVAPEVLRKHYGPECDVWSAGVIIYILLSGVPPFWDETEQGIFEQVLKGELDFISEPWPSISESAKDLVRRMLVRDPKKRLTAHEVLCHPWVQVDGVAPDKPLDSAVLTRLKQFSAMDKLKKIAIRVMAEILSEEEIAGLKEMFKMIDTDNSGNISVEELKVGLEKVGANLKDSEIDGLMQAADIDNSGTIDYGEFIAAMLHLNKIQREDHMYAAFSYFDADGSGYITKDELQQACERFGLDDVPIEELINEVDKDNDGRIDYNEFVAMMQDGVFGMKVANS; translated from the exons ATGGGGAACTCATGCGTGGGGCCGAAACTTGGTGCGAATGGATTCTTAAGCTCTGTCAGCGCGGCGATATGGCGTTCCAGACCGCCGGAGGACCGCCTCCCTCCTCCATCGAATGGTGAGGACAGCAGCAAGAATGAGAGTAGCAGCGGCACCAATGATGCGAAATCCAAGTCCTCCACTGCTCCAATCCAAAGTGCACCTCCTGAGCCTGTGAAGATTGATGCTCAGGAGCATAAACAGACAGGACAGGAAAAGACGCTTAACGAAGAGGTAAATAAGCCTCCAGAGGCAGCGAAACCGAAGAAGCCGGCGCACATGAAGAGACTTTCAAGTGCAGGGCTTCAGGTGGATTCGGTGCTGGGGAGGAAAACACGGAATCTGAAGGAGATCTATAGTTTAGGCCGTAAGCTTGGACAAGGTCAATTTGGAACTACATTTCTATGCATAGAGAAGGCGACGAACAAGGAGTTTGCCTGTAAATCGATTGCAAAGAGGAAGCTGACGACGGAGGAGGACGTGGAGGATGTGAGGAGGGAGATTCAGATAATGCACCACTTGGCAGGACATCCAAGTGTTATATCAATTGTGGATGCATATGAAGACGCTATTGCGGTTCATGTCGTGATGGAGTTATGTGCCGGTGGTGAGCtttttgataggatcattcagAGGGGACATTATTCAGAAAGGAAAGCAGCTGAGCTCGCAAAGGTGATTGTAAGTGTGGTGGAGGCGTGCCATTCATTAGGCGTGATGCACCGGGACTTGAAGCCTGAGAATTTCCTCTTTGTGGGCCATGAAGAGGATGCGTCACTTAAGACGATCGATTTTGGATTGTCTGTGTTCTTCAAGCCAG GTGAAATGTTCACTGATGTGGTGGGGAGCCCTTATTACGTGGCTCCGGAAGTGTTACGGAAGCATTATGGCCCAGAATGTGACGTTTGGAGTGCGGGGGTGATCATCTACATATTGCTGAGTGGCGTACCCCCCTTTTGGGATG AAACGGAGCAAGGGATATTTGAGCAGGTATTAAAAGGAGAACTTGACTTcatatccgaaccatggcctaGCATATCTGAGAGTGCCAAGGATCTTGTGCGGCGAATGCTAGTAAGGGACCCAAAAAAGAGGCTTACAGCCCATGAAGTTCTTT GTCATCCTTGGGTTCAGGTTGATGGCGTTGCTCCTGATAAACCCCTCGATTCTGCAGTTTTGACTCGTTTGAAGCAGTTCTCTGCCATGGACAAGCTCAAGAAGATAGCAATCAGA GTCATGGCTGAGATCCTCTCAGAAGAAGAAATTGCTGGTCTAAAAGAAATGTTCAAGATGATCGACACAGATAATAGTGGGAACATATCCGTGGAGGAACTGAAGGTTGGTTTGGAAAAAGTTGGCGCTAATTTGAAGGATTCAGAAATTGATGGTCTTATGCAAGCG GCTGACATCGATAACAGCGGTACCATAGACTATGGCGAGTTCATAGCAGCAATGCTCCATCTAAACAAGATCCAGAGGGAAGATCATATGTACGCAGCTTTTTCCTACTtcgatgcagatgggagtggGTACATCACCAAGGATGAGCTTCAGCAGGCTTGCGAGCGGTTTGGCTTAGATGATGTTCCCATTGAAGAGCTCATAAACGAGGTTGACAAGGACAAT GATGGACGCATTGACTACAACGAGTTTGTGGCTATGATGCAAGACGGTGTTTTCGGCATGAAAGTAGCTAACAGCTAG